The Mangrovibacterium diazotrophicum DNA window AACTCGAAATTTGTTATCACTAACAGGCTTCATGTATTTCTATTTGCAATGATCTTAAATACCAAAAGCTATGTTGTCACCGATATCGTCAAGCACCAAAAATTAATTGCTATTATAAATGACTTGGAACTTAGCTCTTTGGTATATTCTCCAGAGCTCAGGTATAGTTTCCAAGATCCCTCTCAAATGGAGCTATTCGCAAAACATGCTGACATAAATGCCAGAACCCTGCGCGAAAGTATTAAAACAATTGCCACTCTCTGAAGGAACCAGCTCTTTTCGATTAACCTCGCTGAAAAGAATTCTAAGTTAAACATTACAAAAGTCAATGTACAATGAAGATCGTAATTGCCAATCATGAATTCCGGGCACATTTCCCGGCTCGCATCAAATATCTGCATGAACATCTCAAAAAAAATGGCCATGAACTCAAAATCATCGAGTTATTTGGCAAAAGCATATGTTATGAATTCTCCAATGATGACAAAGCGATCAATGACTGGGAAATTCTATTCCCAAGCTCTGACGCACATATGGTCGATGGCAAAGAAATTGAACAGAAACTAACGACTAGACTCAACGAAATTGATCCGGACGTAGTACTTTCCGGAATAGCAACTTTTCCTGTTGGGATTATTTCTCTTCGCTGGGCAAAAAAAAACGGTAAGGGTATCGTCGAATTTGGCAACGCAAGAAAAGATACCTTCGCTCACAACAAACTCATTCATCAGATAAAAAGAATGATGTTCCGGAATGTCGATGCCTTCTTCTGTCCGTCACCTGCCTGGGACGAGAGCATGATGTACTGGGGTTTCAAAAAGAAAGAAATTTTCTACGGTTTAAACGTTGCCAACAATGCCTTTTGGCTAACTTCTGTAGAAAATATCCATTTTCATAATCTACCTCAAAGCTATTTTCTCACCTGTGGAAGACAAGTTCAAATGAAAAACCTTCCCCGGTTACTAAAATGTTTTTTCAAATACAAAGAAGAGGGGGGCAAGTTACCTCTTGTAATGATTGGAGATGGTGTCTTACACGACACCTTAGAAGAAATAGCGAAAGGAAGAAATGATGTTATCTTCTTACCATTCCTTAACCACGACAAAATAAAAGAAGTCTTTGTCCAGGCAAGAGCCCTTTTGCTACCGAGTTTCAAAGAAGAAACCTGGGGAATAGTCGCCAACGAAGCAATGGCTTCAGGAGTTATAGTTGGAGTAAGTAATGAATGTGGCTGCTCTTCAACGATCGTTGTTGACGATTATAATGGTTACACCTTCAGTGCTTACGATGAAAACCAAATTATTAATACGCTACATAAAATCGAGCAAATCCCGAACGAAAAATTTTTGCAGATGAAAGAAAATGCCCGAACTCTAATATTGGATTGGGGTGTGGAGCGGTTTGCGAAAGGCGCATTTGCTGCCGCAGAATACGCTTTAAATAACAAGAAAAAAATTAATAATCCGATCGACAAACTTTTAATTAATTCCTGGAGAGGCCGGATGACAGTAACAAACAAATGACAGCTAACAGAATGGAAAAGAAAAGAATCGGCATAATAACAATTTTTGACGTTGACAATTACGGTGCGGAACTTCAGGCATTCGCTTTGCAACACAAATTACGTCAACTCGGACACGACGCGGAGTTAATCAGATATCTGTTCGGAAAACATCCCCTTCACCAGAGGGATAAAAACGAAAAGATCATTGTTCCCTTGGACTTCAAAAAGAAGCTTAAGGTTTCTTTGCTTCCTTTAATCGAAAATCTAAAAACTTTACCATTCAAGAATACCAGGAACAGAAGACGCGAGAATTTTGACAACTTTCACAAGTCGTTTTCTAAAACAACGACTGATACTTATCCTTCTGTTAATTCCCTCAACAGAGCTCAAATGGACTACGATGTATACTGCGTAGGCAGCGATCAAGTTTGGAATTACACATTTGGGTTTAGTCTTTCTCCCTATTTTCTCGACTTCGTTCCACCTAATAAGAAAAAGATATCATTTGCATCCAGTTTCGGCGTCTCAGAACTCCCAGATCATGCATTGGAAGAATATAAAAAGGGATTAGGAAAATTCGACTCTTTGGCTGTAAGAGAGGAAAGCGGTGCTGAATTGGTGAAAAAGATCACGGGTAAAAAAGCAACGGTCGTTCTGGATCCTACCTTATTACTAAACAAAAAGGAATGGTCTGAATTTTCGGATGATCGCTACTGCCCAAATCAACCGTACCTATTACTGTACGTAGTTACACTAATCCCAAGTAAATATGCAAGAGAACTCGCAAAAAAAATCGCGTCAGAACATAAACTCAAGATAGTAAGAATATGCAGAGATGCAGCGCCGGAAGACTATGGCAGTAACATCATCAATATCCGTGATGCAGGACCGTCTGACTTCGTTGGTTTAATCAAAAATGCGTCTTTTGTTGTCACAAATTCTTTTCATGGTACCGTATTCTCAATCAACTTTAGCGTGCCATTCTATTCAATCGTTAGAAAATCTAAGAATAACAATTCCCGGTTATCGAATATACTTAAAAAAGTAAAACTTCAGGAAAGGCTAGTCTTCTCGGGAGATTCCTATCCTGACACATCAAAGGCACTAATATCGATGGATGAAGCCGATGAAATTATCGGTCTTGAAAGAAAAAATTCCGAAAAATATTTGATTCAAGCGATCTCCTGCTAATTACAGTTCCCATTTTAACACTATCAACTCACACTATGAAAATCATGGCAATAGCCTCAGTTGGCGGACATTGGATAGAATTACTCAGATTAGTACCGGCGTTCAGAAATATGGAAGTAATTTTCATTTCCACAAATGCCAAATGCGCGTCCATGGTTCCCAATCAAAAATTCTACGAAATCCCAGACGGAAGTAGGTGGAATTCGATAAACCTAGTCGGCTCACTTTTTAAAATCATAAAGATCATAAAAAAAGAAAAACCTCACTTCATCATATCTACCGGAGCAGCCCCCGGATTAATGGGAATAATTGCAGGTAAACTAATGGGATGCAAGACTATATGGGTCGAAAGCATCGCCAATGCTGAAGAATTATCAATGAGCGGCAGAATTGCTTCTTCCTTTTCAACGATAACTTATGTGCAGTGGCCACACCTATCAAACCATAAAATAAAATATAAAGGAGACATCTTATCATGATATTCGTAACAGTAGGTACTCAAGCACCTTTCGAGCGCTTTGTAAAAGCGATGGACGAAATTGCAGGTAAAATAGAAGAACCTGTCGTCGCTCAAGTTTTTGACGAAAACTACAAGTCAAAGAATATGGAAACATATGCATTTATTTCTCCTGAAAAATTTTCTAAACTCCTACTAGAAGCTCGCTTAATCGTCTCTCACGCAGGTACCGGCACCATACTATCAGCGCTAGAAAACAAAATCCCGATTATTGTAATGCCAAGATTAGCATCACTTGGAGAGCATCGAAATGAACACCAAACGGCCACTGTCAGAAAATTTTTGGAACTAGGTTATGTTTACTCTGCGAACAACCTAGATGAATTAGAAAAGCTGATTATAAATGATAAAACAATATCTCTCCATCAATTGGGCAAATACGCTTCTACTGAACTAACGGAATCATTACATGATTTCTTCATTTCGAATGCACCTGAATAGGAGCATCTATATTACCTCTAGAGTTAGATATTCAAAGAAGTACAATCTAGTTAATTTTAGTTATGAAGTTAGAAATAGAAAAGGTAATTGATGGAAACTACTGCATGGGCTGCGGAGCGTGTGCATACCTTAGTTCGTCTTCAATGAAAATAAATAAATATGGGGAATATGAGCCTGACATCAATCTGATAAAAAAGTCAGTCAAAACAGAGGAAGATATCCAAAAAATATCATTCGCATGTCCGTCCCTAAACCCAGAATATAACGAAGATAATCTGGGGAAAACATTTTTAACAACAGCCAAGGGTTACGACTCTCATCTTGGCTATTACTACTCTACCTATGCCGGTTTCGTTAAAGAAAAAAAGTTCCGTGAAAATGGGACTTCCGGAGGATTTGGAACATGGATTGCAACGGAATTATTGCGAAATAAATTAATTGATGCAGTCATTCATATTAAACCTACCCGAAAAAGGGAAAAGCCCCAAGACCCTTTCTTTAAATATGAACTCAGTAAATGTGAAGAGGAAATTATTAACGGTGCAAAAACTAGATACCACGTTACCGAAATATCAGATGCACTCAATATCGTCAGGACAAATCCAGGACGATATCTTTTCGTGGGACTACCATGCATGATAAAAGCGGTAAGAAGAATACAGCTCATCGACCCAACGATTAATCAATGTATTAAATACACAGCATCGTTGGTTTGCGGCCATCTTAAAAGCCTTAATTGGACTTTGTCATTAGCTTGGGCAAAAGGTCTATCTCCGTCTGAAACTCTGCAAATTGACAGTTTCACCTATCGTACAAAAGCGAAAGACATCCCAATAAAAGCCTACGTTTACAGTGCTCAGATAAATAACGGAAAGAAAAAAATTCAAGAAGATACTTCTAATGTCACTGGTGGAAAATTCAATCAGGGTGCTTTGATGTTACCTGCCTGCAACTTCTGTGATGACGTTGTTGGCGAAACGGCAGACATCACAATTGGCGATGCGTGGCTACCAAAATATGAGATCGATAATAAAGGCACAAACCTTATAATAATCCGAAATAAAACTCTAGATGAACTACTCCAAAATGGTAAAAATGAAGATAGGATACATCTTGTTGATGTTTCAAAAGAAGATGCAATAAAGTCCCAATCCGGAGGTTTCCGGCAACGAAGAGAAGGACTAGCATACAGACTTGAACATACTCAAAAGAAAGGTCTTTGGGTACCGGAAAAACGTGTCACTCCCGGGAAAAAGGGAATTGCTCCATTAAGGAAAAAAATCTACAAAGAAAGATTCAAAGTTACGTCTAAATCAAGAAAAGCATTTCTGAAGGCTATTGAAGGCGACAACTATAACATCTACACCTCCACAATGAATCACCATCTCAAATTCCTGCGCTTTTTAGAAGTAAGCAGTACTTTAACTCGCATCCTGAAGAGGAGGCTATTTTATATCTCACACAGATTGAAATCGTAATCATTGTTATAATATTCTGAGACTATGGAACGTAACGACATGCACGTAAAACCGAATGCTTATCGGGAGGAAGAGCCTTTAAATTTCAAAGAGCTTATTCTAAAATTACTACAATATTGGTATTGGTTTGTAATATCAACGGTTGTTTGTGGATCAATTGCTGTAGCATACATGCTTTACGTCCCTTCAACTTATGAAACCAACAGCATATTATTGGTAAAAGAGCAAAATAATAGTTCGTTAAGCTTAGACAATTTATTCGGCAAATCTCCTCTTAAATCAGATGTTAAACTCGAAAACCACATCGGAATCTTAACATCATTCAGTCTAAACTACCAAGTGCTTGCGAATCTAGGGTGGCTAACCTCTTGGTACCGCGAAATGCCATTCGGTGATTATAGCATGTACAAAGCCGAACCCTACAAAGTTACCTTCGCGAAGGACGCTTTTAATCTGAAAGGGGTTCCAATTCACATTAGTATCCTAGACGATAACCACTATAAAATCGTAGTCAACAGCGAAACAAAGATTTTAGGAATTGACACAGATATTAGTTTTGAAAAAAAAGGAGTGTTCGGCGAAAAATTTGAGAATCAATATTTTAGTTTTACGATTCAAAAGGCGTTGGTTCCAAAGGAAGGAAACTACTATTTCATGTTCAACAATTGGGATAAAATGACCCTCGTGAATTTAGAGAAACTGAAAATTAACAATGCTACTAAAGGAGCTGACTTAATTACGATTAAATACAGCGGGCAAACGCCAGACCAGTGTATTACTTACGTTAATGAACTTTGCCAAGTTTATATCCAATATGGTCTAAAACAAAAAAATCAAATTTCCGAAAACACGATTCAATTTATTGACCACCAATTGAAAGACATCGTCGACACTCTTAAATCTACAAGTAACCAGTTTACCGAATACCGGTCAAACAAGAAGGTTTTCGACCTAGGAACCGAGGCATCGTTAGTTGCAGAAAAGCTGTCTGACCTGGACTCTAAACGATCGATGGCCAAAATGCAATTGGAGTATTACCAAAACCTCTTGAAGTATATTGACAAGGAAGGCGATATGGGGAACATGGTTATCCCCAGTGTTGTTGGGATTACTGACCAAGGACTGAACAGCATGGTCGTACGGCTTAGTGAACTTAATAGTAAGAAAGAAGCACTGTCGTACAGCTTACACAGCAAGAACCCTAGTGTACAAGTTATCGATAAAGAACTCGATTATCTCAGAAAAAGCTTGCAAGAAAATCTAAACAACTTAGTATTTAACACAACTAACGAATTAAAATCGATCGACCAAGACATATCTGAAGTGAATGAACAACTCAGCAGGTACCCACAAACTGAACAAGATTTGATTAACATCAAACGTATGGTTGATCTTAATAATGAGCTCTACAATTTTCTTCTTCAAAAGCGAGCAGAAGCCCAGATCACGAAAGCATCAAACGTACCAGATGTGGATGTCCTAGACCCCGCAAGATGGGCTACAACTGAAAAAATAGGACCTAAAAAGAAAATAATTCTGGGGGTTGCACTAGTCCTCGGCCTAGCCATTCCCTTTCTTATAATAATGCTCAAAGATTTCTTCGACGAAACTGTGGAGGATAAACAACAAATTGAAAAACTGACAGGCCTAACGGTAATCAGCGACATCATGCACAGCAGTTACAAAGAACCGCTTCCGATTATTGGGCGCCCGCGTTCGGTGTTGGCGGAGTCGTTCAGGGAACTGCGAACGGGTATTGAATACTTGAATTTCGAAAGTGAGAACCGGGTGATCGGGATACACTCGATGGTGCCTGGCGAAGGCAAGTCGTTTGTATCATCTAACTTAGCGTCTATTATTGCCCTTAATGATATGAAAGTCGTTTTGATTGGTGCCGATATGCGCAAACCAACGCTACATAACTACTTTGGAATGAATAACGCTGTCGGCTTG harbors:
- a CDS encoding glycosyltransferase family 4 protein, whose protein sequence is MKIVIANHEFRAHFPARIKYLHEHLKKNGHELKIIELFGKSICYEFSNDDKAINDWEILFPSSDAHMVDGKEIEQKLTTRLNEIDPDVVLSGIATFPVGIISLRWAKKNGKGIVEFGNARKDTFAHNKLIHQIKRMMFRNVDAFFCPSPAWDESMMYWGFKKKEIFYGLNVANNAFWLTSVENIHFHNLPQSYFLTCGRQVQMKNLPRLLKCFFKYKEEGGKLPLVMIGDGVLHDTLEEIAKGRNDVIFLPFLNHDKIKEVFVQARALLLPSFKEETWGIVANEAMASGVIVGVSNECGCSSTIVVDDYNGYTFSAYDENQIINTLHKIEQIPNEKFLQMKENARTLILDWGVERFAKGAFAAAEYALNNKKKINNPIDKLLINSWRGRMTVTNK
- a CDS encoding polysaccharide pyruvyl transferase family protein, with the protein product MEKKRIGIITIFDVDNYGAELQAFALQHKLRQLGHDAELIRYLFGKHPLHQRDKNEKIIVPLDFKKKLKVSLLPLIENLKTLPFKNTRNRRRENFDNFHKSFSKTTTDTYPSVNSLNRAQMDYDVYCVGSDQVWNYTFGFSLSPYFLDFVPPNKKKISFASSFGVSELPDHALEEYKKGLGKFDSLAVREESGAELVKKITGKKATVVLDPTLLLNKKEWSEFSDDRYCPNQPYLLLYVVTLIPSKYARELAKKIASEHKLKIVRICRDAAPEDYGSNIINIRDAGPSDFVGLIKNASFVVTNSFHGTVFSINFSVPFYSIVRKSKNNNSRLSNILKKVKLQERLVFSGDSYPDTSKALISMDEADEIIGLERKNSEKYLIQAISC
- a CDS encoding glycosyltransferase family 28 protein — encoded protein: MKIMAIASVGGHWIELLRLVPAFRNMEVIFISTNAKCASMVPNQKFYEIPDGSRWNSINLVGSLFKIIKIIKKEKPHFIISTGAAPGLMGIIAGKLMGCKTIWVESIANAEELSMSGRIASSFSTITYVQWPHLSNHKIKYKGDILS
- a CDS encoding glycosyltransferase gives rise to the protein MIFVTVGTQAPFERFVKAMDEIAGKIEEPVVAQVFDENYKSKNMETYAFISPEKFSKLLLEARLIVSHAGTGTILSALENKIPIIVMPRLASLGEHRNEHQTATVRKFLELGYVYSANNLDELEKLIINDKTISLHQLGKYASTELTESLHDFFISNAPE
- a CDS encoding Coenzyme F420 hydrogenase/dehydrogenase, beta subunit C-terminal domain, which encodes MKLEIEKVIDGNYCMGCGACAYLSSSSMKINKYGEYEPDINLIKKSVKTEEDIQKISFACPSLNPEYNEDNLGKTFLTTAKGYDSHLGYYYSTYAGFVKEKKFRENGTSGGFGTWIATELLRNKLIDAVIHIKPTRKREKPQDPFFKYELSKCEEEIINGAKTRYHVTEISDALNIVRTNPGRYLFVGLPCMIKAVRRIQLIDPTINQCIKYTASLVCGHLKSLNWTLSLAWAKGLSPSETLQIDSFTYRTKAKDIPIKAYVYSAQINNGKKKIQEDTSNVTGGKFNQGALMLPACNFCDDVVGETADITIGDAWLPKYEIDNKGTNLIIIRNKTLDELLQNGKNEDRIHLVDVSKEDAIKSQSGGFRQRREGLAYRLEHTQKKGLWVPEKRVTPGKKGIAPLRKKIYKERFKVTSKSRKAFLKAIEGDNYNIYTSTMNHHLKFLRFLEVSSTLTRILKRRLFYISHRLKS
- a CDS encoding GumC family protein, which encodes MERNDMHVKPNAYREEEPLNFKELILKLLQYWYWFVISTVVCGSIAVAYMLYVPSTYETNSILLVKEQNNSSLSLDNLFGKSPLKSDVKLENHIGILTSFSLNYQVLANLGWLTSWYREMPFGDYSMYKAEPYKVTFAKDAFNLKGVPIHISILDDNHYKIVVNSETKILGIDTDISFEKKGVFGEKFENQYFSFTIQKALVPKEGNYYFMFNNWDKMTLVNLEKLKINNATKGADLITIKYSGQTPDQCITYVNELCQVYIQYGLKQKNQISENTIQFIDHQLKDIVDTLKSTSNQFTEYRSNKKVFDLGTEASLVAEKLSDLDSKRSMAKMQLEYYQNLLKYIDKEGDMGNMVIPSVVGITDQGLNSMVVRLSELNSKKEALSYSLHSKNPSVQVIDKELDYLRKSLQENLNNLVFNTTNELKSIDQDISEVNEQLSRYPQTEQDLINIKRMVDLNNELYNFLLQKRAEAQITKASNVPDVDVLDPARWATTEKIGPKKKIILGVALVLGLAIPFLIIMLKDFFDETVEDKQQIEKLTGLTVISDIMHSSYKEPLPIIGRPRSVLAESFRELRTGIEYLNFESENRVIGIHSMVPGEGKSFVSSNLASIIALNDMKVVLIGADMRKPTLHNYFGMNNAVGLSTYLIGHHTLDDIIKPTKLKNMDVITAGDIPPNPVELLASKKFKELIEELKTRYDLIMIDNSPLTLVTDGAVVAKYTNSNLFVVRHKYSTKGSMEMLQQIVKKNKIPKPGIVLNDINPKKLGSYAHRNGGYYRKAYGEGTGYFDDSSKKK